CGCCAGTTTGAGGCGCAAAACAAAGTTTTTAGTGGTTTAAAATTTAGTCGCAACTTTGGTCATCAGAATGCGTTAATGGCGGGGATGAAAGTCGCCGGTAAGTTTTCGGATGCGGTGGTGACGATTGATGCGGATTTGCAAGATGATCCAAAGCTAATTCCCGAAATGGTCGCCCGTTTTAAGGCGGGCAATGAAGTGGTTTTAGGGGTCCGCAACGATCGAACCAGTGATTCACACTTTAAACGTTGGACGGCAGAAACGTTCTACCGGTTGATGCGGCATATCGGCGTTCAATTAGTGCCAGATCATGCGGATTTTCGCTTGCTTAGCCAGCGAGCGGTAGCAACTTTAATGCGGTATCATGAAACGAATTTATTTTTACGCGGTATTGTGCCACAACTCGGCCTGAAAACAAGTAAGCTGTACTATCAGCGTAAACCCCGTCTGGCCGGTGAATCAAAATATCCGTTTAAAAAGATGATGGCATTTGCCATTGATGGGATTACGTCATTTTCGGTAGCACCAATTAAAGCAATTATGACGCTCGGTTTGTTCGTCATTGGGATTAGCCTATTGATGTTAATCTACGCGACTGTGCGCTTTTTTACGGGAGATGTGATTGATGGCTGGACCTCGTTAATGATGAGTTTGTGGTTCCTAGGAGGGATTCAATTGATTGGCATCAGTATTATTGGAGAATACATCGGTAAGATTTTTGCCGAAGTTAAACACCGTCCACGTTATATTATCGAAACGGATGATTATAGTGCGGCTCAGCAGCCCGCCTTATTTACGAAGCACCAGCAGTACAATGACTAAGCGGTTACTGGTTGGCTTGAATTGGTTAGCTGCTGGGATTTTGTGTTGGGCCGTTGGGTTTGCAATCATCTTACCAATTCGTTTTTTTGCTGATCAAGACTGGGTGTCGCCAGTTGTCAATGTGTTACTCGTTTTAGGCTTAATCTTGATTTTAAATGGGTTAAAAGCTTGGATTAGCCAGTGGTCGGCGCGCACTTATCGCTATTGGTTGTGGGGATTGGGCGGATTAATTGTTGTTGTTCAAGTCTGGGTAGCGGTGCACTTTGTCGATGCAGGGCGAGCCGATGCCTTTTTTGTCCGTAATCAAGCTTTAGCACTAGCTCAAGGTAAGCTTAACTGGGCGGTGTATTTTAAAGTCTATCCGAACAATGTTAATTTTACGCTGTTGGAAGCTGGCTTATTAAAAGGGCTGCTAGCGGCCGGCTTAAAAACGCCATGGGTCTTGTTAAATGGGTTACGTTTTATCTGGTTAGATACAGGATTGATTGCCGGATTAAGCCTCTTATGGCAGTGGCAACGTTGGCGACCAGGGGCGTTCGGCCTGTTACTGACTTGGTTAGTTAGCGTGCCGGTGTATGCCTATGCCTTGTTTGCTTATACGGATGCCTTAGTTATGCCGCTAAT
This genomic window from Lactobacillus sp. CBA3606 contains:
- a CDS encoding glycosyltransferase family 2 protein → MKQPRLTIVVPCYNEEAVLPKSSAVLGEIVTQLIQAQQINQDSQVLFVDDGSADKTWQLIRQFEAQNKVFSGLKFSRNFGHQNALMAGMKVAGKFSDAVVTIDADLQDDPKLIPEMVARFKAGNEVVLGVRNDRTSDSHFKRWTAETFYRLMRHIGVQLVPDHADFRLLSQRAVATLMRYHETNLFLRGIVPQLGLKTSKLYYQRKPRLAGESKYPFKKMMAFAIDGITSFSVAPIKAIMTLGLFVIGISLLMLIYATVRFFTGDVIDGWTSLMMSLWFLGGIQLIGISIIGEYIGKIFAEVKHRPRYIIETDDYSAAQQPALFTKHQQYND